A genomic stretch from Natronomonas gomsonensis includes:
- a CDS encoding RNA-guided pseudouridylation complex pseudouridine synthase subunit Cbf5, with the protein MEERGPPDDRDPATLLEFGVINLDKPPGPSAHQVAAWVRDMADVGQAAHAGTLDPKVTGCLPILTGTATRAAQVFDDSRKGYVSVLELHAAAPNDLESTLDEFEEPLYQKPPRKSAVARRLRVRTIHRLEALEVDDRRVLLDVECESGTYIRKLCHDLGLALGTGAHMGDLRRTKTGIFNDRMLATLQDFADGLAFWRENDDAELLREVVHPAERALDGIPSLTVAPSAAREIANGAPVFAPGIIASELDGTETGSLVVCYTPDGAAVCLGHLVGDPDADSGEVVELERVLV; encoded by the coding sequence ATGGAGGAACGTGGGCCGCCCGACGACCGTGACCCGGCGACGCTGCTCGAGTTCGGCGTCATCAACCTCGACAAGCCACCGGGACCGTCGGCCCATCAGGTCGCCGCCTGGGTTCGGGATATGGCCGACGTTGGACAGGCGGCCCACGCGGGGACGCTCGACCCCAAAGTCACCGGTTGTCTCCCCATCCTGACCGGAACGGCCACGCGTGCCGCACAGGTGTTCGACGACAGTCGGAAGGGGTACGTCTCGGTGCTGGAACTGCACGCGGCGGCACCGAACGACCTCGAATCGACCCTCGATGAGTTCGAGGAGCCGCTGTACCAGAAGCCACCGCGGAAGTCCGCCGTCGCGCGGCGGCTTCGAGTCCGGACAATCCACCGTCTTGAGGCCCTCGAAGTCGACGACCGACGCGTCTTACTCGACGTGGAGTGCGAAAGCGGGACCTACATCCGAAAACTGTGTCACGACCTCGGCCTCGCATTGGGCACCGGCGCCCACATGGGGGACCTCAGACGGACGAAGACGGGCATCTTCAACGACCGGATGCTCGCAACGCTGCAGGATTTCGCCGACGGCCTCGCCTTCTGGCGCGAGAACGACGACGCCGAACTGCTACGGGAGGTCGTCCACCCGGCCGAGCGGGCGCTGGACGGAATCCCATCGCTGACCGTCGCCCCCTCCGCGGCACGCGAAATCGCAAACGGCGCGCCGGTGTTCGCACCCGGTATCATCGCCAGCGAGCTTGATGGAACCGAAACGGGTTCGCTAGTCGTCTGCTACACGCCCGATGGCGCGGCGGTGTGTCTCGGCCACCTCGTCGGCGATCCCGACGCCGACAGCGGCGAGGTGGTCGAACTGGAACGCGTCCTCGTGTAG
- a CDS encoding ATPase domain-containing protein, whose translation MKGGSRVSSGIDGLDTLLNGGFPSNRTYMVRGRSGTGKTIVGYHFLDEGLSNRENVLYITFEEPSVELIENAETLGFDFSEMPILDLSPTGGEFTDEESYSVLMPSEVEGESTKSAITEAVEEHQPNRVVIDPLSQLRHLSPDEYQFNKTAASLMRYLKDTGATTLFTSQPDTEQADEGLQYLCNGSITISRTDEGRFLKIEKLRGSDFQSGTHAFRIDDGKGIHLFPKLRPENQHHESAFETVPTNVGSLDSLLGGGLERGSITLVSGPSGVGKSTTATTLARAFTARNERAALYLFEESEESFKHRSSAVGHPVNEYIESGDMVVEAIEPLTLSADEFADRVRTEVEENDTKFVLIDGTAGYELSLHAEGDDLRKQLHALARYLRNLGVTVVITDEIQDVTGGFRASDSHVSYLADNILFFRYIEVRGDVQKAVGVLKKRFGPFESTLRSFRIDSDGIHIGDPLDDLRGVLTGTPTWDGET comes from the coding sequence ATGAAAGGTGGGTCTCGGGTCTCCTCGGGAATCGATGGTCTCGATACGTTGCTGAACGGGGGATTTCCCTCAAACCGTACATACATGGTTCGTGGTCGGTCCGGAACGGGAAAGACCATCGTCGGATATCACTTTCTCGATGAGGGACTATCCAACAGAGAAAACGTCCTATACATCACCTTCGAGGAACCGTCGGTCGAGCTGATAGAGAATGCAGAAACCCTTGGATTCGACTTCTCGGAGATGCCCATACTCGACCTGAGCCCAACGGGCGGTGAGTTCACCGACGAGGAGTCGTACTCTGTGCTAATGCCGAGCGAGGTTGAGGGAGAGTCGACGAAGTCGGCCATTACCGAAGCCGTTGAAGAGCACCAACCGAACCGTGTTGTAATCGACCCTCTCTCACAGTTACGCCATCTTTCTCCGGACGAGTACCAGTTCAACAAGACGGCCGCTTCCCTCATGCGGTATCTCAAGGACACGGGGGCGACGACGCTCTTCACGAGCCAACCAGACACAGAACAGGCCGATGAAGGGCTCCAGTATCTCTGTAACGGGTCGATAACCATCTCACGGACTGATGAAGGTCGGTTCCTCAAAATCGAAAAACTCCGAGGGTCAGACTTCCAGAGCGGCACCCACGCATTCCGTATCGACGACGGGAAAGGCATCCATCTCTTCCCCAAGCTCCGTCCGGAGAATCAACACCACGAATCGGCCTTTGAGACGGTGCCAACGAATGTTGGGTCACTCGATTCATTACTCGGAGGTGGCCTTGAACGAGGAAGCATCACGCTCGTCTCGGGGCCGAGCGGCGTCGGCAAGTCGACAACCGCTACAACGCTGGCTAGGGCCTTTACCGCCCGCAACGAGCGAGCAGCGCTCTACCTGTTCGAAGAGAGTGAGGAGAGTTTCAAACACCGCTCGTCAGCCGTTGGGCACCCGGTGAATGAATACATTGAGTCAGGAGACATGGTTGTTGAGGCCATCGAACCACTAACGCTATCTGCCGACGAGTTCGCCGACCGGGTCCGAACCGAAGTCGAAGAGAACGATACGAAGTTCGTGCTTATTGACGGGACTGCCGGCTACGAACTGAGCCTCCACGCCGAAGGAGACGACCTCCGCAAGCAACTCCATGCATTGGCACGCTATCTCCGAAATCTCGGCGTGACGGTGGTGATAACCGATGAGATACAGGATGTCACGGGCGGGTTCCGAGCCTCGGATAGCCATGTCAGCTATCTCGCCGATAACATCTTGTTCTTCCGATATATCGAGGTTCGTGGTGACGTACAGAAGGCTGTCGGTGTCCTGAAGAAGCGCTTCGGACCATTCGAGTCTACCTTGCGTTCGTTCCGCATAGACAGTGACGGGATTCATATCGGGGATCCCCTTGATGACCTTCGTGGGGTTCTGACTGGGACACCAACGTGGGATGGTGAAACGTAA
- a CDS encoding AAA family ATPase → MSKKQNDNSAYAAALLNKHITEGDDEVLLPHAGLVQNADSREALNFASALYDPDDSDMPADFEDTRYYKMAVSSAATDTATEAVSEGNVSQMQFAVGMVDHSEGRQVGLSRLMEEMSYEAYIGLIKGSPGTGKTALAINIAHTHAVFNGAEIATNIEEWAGADHYVTTYGELVDVLESTSGRVIMVLDEADNHLTGRGGDAQKAADLAKKIKLIRKQQGDILFVGQTNKGLHPELRELLSLVIEKPSRRDKGRAVVYQRMSNNGPRDKLFEMKGLTDAKFEYDTYEESGWSWEGLDDDDDGDDEDVEAVEKRKDIETVLRAKMRGDTHPQAAELVEHGRGWVGSRWREWLRGEHRDVVAMPDDPPEAVAKGLEKID, encoded by the coding sequence ATGAGTAAGAAACAGAACGACAACAGCGCCTACGCTGCCGCACTGCTGAACAAGCATATCACCGAAGGCGACGACGAGGTACTCCTCCCGCACGCTGGGCTGGTCCAAAACGCCGACTCGCGAGAAGCGCTGAACTTCGCCTCGGCACTCTACGACCCCGACGACTCCGATATGCCGGCGGACTTCGAGGACACGCGCTATTACAAGATGGCGGTCTCCTCGGCAGCGACCGACACGGCCACCGAGGCGGTTTCGGAGGGCAACGTCTCCCAGATGCAGTTCGCCGTCGGCATGGTCGACCACTCCGAAGGCCGGCAGGTCGGCCTCTCGCGGCTGATGGAGGAGATGAGCTACGAAGCCTACATCGGACTCATCAAAGGCTCACCGGGAACTGGGAAGACGGCGCTGGCAATCAATATCGCCCATACGCACGCCGTCTTCAACGGCGCCGAAATCGCCACGAACATCGAGGAGTGGGCCGGTGCCGATCACTACGTCACCACCTACGGCGAGTTGGTCGACGTGCTCGAATCGACGAGCGGCCGGGTCATCATGGTGCTCGACGAAGCCGACAACCATCTCACCGGCCGCGGCGGCGACGCACAGAAAGCGGCTGACCTCGCGAAGAAAATCAAGCTCATCCGAAAACAACAGGGAGACATCCTCTTCGTCGGCCAGACGAACAAGGGACTCCACCCCGAACTCCGCGAACTCCTCTCGCTGGTCATCGAGAAGCCCTCTCGCCGTGACAAGGGTCGAGCGGTCGTCTACCAGCGGATGTCGAACAACGGCCCGCGAGACAAACTGTTTGAAATGAAGGGCCTCACCGACGCGAAATTCGAGTACGACACCTACGAGGAGTCGGGCTGGTCGTGGGAAGGACTCGACGACGATGACGACGGCGACGACGAAGATGTCGAGGCAGTTGAGAAACGCAAGGACATCGAGACGGTCCTCCGCGCGAAGATGCGCGGGGATACGCACCCGCAGGCGGCCGAATTAGTCGAGCACGGGCGCGGCTGGGTTGGCTCACGCTGGCGCGAGTGGCTGCGCGGCGAGCATCGAGATGTTGTGGCGATGCCGGATGACCCACCAGAGGCCGTTGCGAAAGGATTAGAGAAAATCGACTGA
- a CDS encoding DUF7522 family protein — MKQGHFNNNMLEEGAERLAAYCKKRTGDKLRSVTVYRPEGTTRVYSDDMLRERYTEEQISALVQSAIELNTTLHHSNVSDAPLGRPIAGVYSFEEAFVIQLPWDETSGIVATFDVDIGTSLAGFINECHEIVQGESPSKDE; from the coding sequence ATGAAGCAAGGCCACTTCAACAATAATATGCTTGAGGAGGGTGCGGAAAGACTCGCTGCATATTGCAAAAAGCGCACGGGGGACAAACTTCGGAGTGTCACTGTCTACCGTCCTGAAGGAACAACTCGAGTGTATTCAGACGATATGCTCCGTGAGCGCTACACAGAAGAGCAGATCTCCGCTCTGGTGCAGAGCGCCATCGAGCTTAACACGACGCTTCATCATTCAAATGTGTCCGATGCCCCGCTTGGAAGACCAATTGCGGGTGTGTATTCCTTTGAGGAGGCCTTCGTAATTCAATTGCCGTGGGACGAAACGTCGGGGATTGTTGCCACTTTTGACGTAGATATTGGTACCTCCCTAGCTGGGTTCATCAATGAGTGCCATGAGATTGTCCAAGGCGAGTCGCCAAGCAAGGATGAATAA
- a CDS encoding twin-arginine translocation signal domain-containing protein yields MSASELHDTVPSPSRRRFMRGVAAAGGAAAVGVSLDPVERSEAITPSAFGPLGDLAAHGAGVALGWALREYTVLGADGPADGLSADALLDQVYQTLLTRQSTNASTIVDNQNIVNLGLSNTLYVEGKLAAIEALNAGETQSNVETAAISALEGYATTIESNLLKTWHESINEFELTLQSIEDHPDTVINDFLDDDWHTGGGSSHGFNDFAFPETTITLTDGSTLTIKRLKHDTHGGNDVMRWDPTAESSSNYDTVDHRRMSVEVEPHDVFHYLDFYKWNDIWTNIQNTITSVNDGLILWIDSIYGQVQSGEIAVEDLITPRERAAMMTDDGKYPQAVADLLALNVPVNFEREATVSLDYLSQDVSLKGTLGITSPPDSLTPGTYSPSGDNLGSVYLTYDVGSGVGYWTQYDDAKGVDGGIVEFEAEPLDGVTYAITTNYDETAEVTVSDFTKGTDGSSNTVWTVDVSGQLDNSIAEISEIQFYTPTDETRYETIQLEGQFTIEKFTNRETGEEVDSAGFENSEPQDDTNYVTQEEWDNLQAQNERLIDLYEESQDDGGTGGGGGNGDDEPSILDQSYYGIPALGWVGGGLVTLAAIASRGN; encoded by the coding sequence ATGTCTGCCAGTGAACTTCACGACACGGTCCCCTCCCCGTCTCGACGGCGCTTCATGCGCGGGGTTGCCGCCGCGGGCGGGGCCGCCGCGGTTGGGGTCTCTCTCGACCCTGTCGAGCGGAGTGAGGCCATCACGCCGTCGGCGTTCGGGCCGCTCGGAGACCTCGCCGCTCACGGCGCGGGTGTCGCGCTCGGCTGGGCGCTCCGAGAATACACTGTCCTCGGCGCTGATGGGCCCGCCGATGGACTGTCTGCTGACGCCCTGCTCGACCAAGTGTATCAGACCTTGTTGACTCGTCAGTCTACCAACGCCAGTACAATCGTCGACAACCAAAATATCGTCAACCTCGGTCTTTCCAACACCCTCTACGTCGAAGGCAAGCTTGCGGCTATTGAGGCTCTGAATGCTGGGGAGACTCAGTCTAATGTGGAAACTGCCGCTATCTCTGCGCTCGAAGGCTACGCAACAACCATTGAGTCTAACCTGCTCAAGACGTGGCACGAGTCCATAAACGAGTTCGAGCTGACCCTTCAGTCTATCGAGGACCACCCTGATACGGTCATCAATGATTTCCTTGATGACGACTGGCACACTGGCGGTGGTAGCTCTCATGGGTTTAACGACTTCGCCTTCCCTGAGACGACTATTACGCTGACCGATGGGTCCACACTCACGATAAAGCGGCTGAAACACGACACTCACGGCGGCAACGACGTTATGCGGTGGGACCCCACCGCTGAGAGCAGCAGTAACTACGATACTGTTGACCACCGCCGTATGTCCGTAGAGGTCGAACCGCACGATGTGTTCCATTACTTGGATTTCTACAAATGGAACGACATTTGGACGAATATTCAGAACACAATCACGTCGGTCAATGACGGGCTAATCCTCTGGATTGACAGCATATATGGTCAGGTGCAGTCTGGTGAGATTGCTGTTGAGGATCTCATCACGCCCCGCGAACGGGCGGCAATGATGACTGATGACGGCAAGTACCCGCAGGCTGTCGCTGACCTCCTCGCGCTGAACGTTCCGGTCAATTTCGAGCGAGAGGCAACGGTCTCGCTCGACTACCTCAGTCAGGACGTATCTCTGAAAGGGACCCTCGGTATCACCTCACCGCCCGATTCTCTCACCCCCGGCACCTACTCGCCGTCAGGTGATAATCTCGGTTCGGTCTATCTCACCTACGACGTGGGGTCGGGCGTCGGGTACTGGACGCAGTACGACGACGCGAAAGGCGTCGACGGTGGAATCGTCGAGTTCGAGGCCGAACCGCTCGATGGCGTCACCTATGCGATAACGACGAACTACGACGAGACCGCCGAGGTCACGGTGTCAGACTTCACGAAGGGGACCGACGGCTCCTCGAATACGGTGTGGACCGTCGACGTGAGCGGGCAACTCGACAACTCGATAGCCGAGATCTCAGAGATTCAATTCTACACCCCGACCGACGAAACTCGATATGAGACGATTCAACTCGAAGGGCAGTTTACTATCGAGAAATTCACGAACCGGGAAACGGGCGAGGAGGTCGACTCCGCAGGCTTCGAGAATTCTGAGCCGCAGGATGATACGAACTACGTCACCCAAGAGGAATGGGACAACCTCCAGGCGCAAAACGAGCGTCTCATTGACCTCTACGAGGAGTCCCAGGATGACGGCGGAACAGGCGGCGGTGGCGGTAACGGAGACGACGAGCCATCAATCCTCGACCAGTCGTACTACGGCATTCCAGCGCTGGGCTGGGTCGGCGGCGGGCTCGTCACGCTGGCCGCGATTGCCTCGCGGGGGAACTAA
- a CDS encoding S26 family signal peptidase, with amino-acid sequence MTLTLHDVVYSVGLGVFTIALIWSWAMVGAAVGLHDNPPVEDGLDTSAAGVYLSTGIGGSMEPTLSPGDRALCLSWADYQEGDIVVIDGEATGSSHDVRHRVVEIEGDRVVTKGDANDYRDEPVDSSEIVCTVVWHE; translated from the coding sequence ATGACGCTCACGCTTCACGATGTCGTCTACTCGGTCGGGCTCGGTGTGTTCACCATCGCGCTCATCTGGAGTTGGGCGATGGTCGGCGCCGCCGTCGGGCTCCACGACAACCCGCCCGTTGAGGATGGCCTCGACACCAGCGCCGCGGGCGTCTACCTCTCGACCGGCATCGGCGGCTCGATGGAACCGACGTTGTCACCAGGCGACCGAGCGCTCTGTCTCAGTTGGGCTGACTACCAGGAAGGCGACATCGTCGTCATCGACGGCGAGGCCACAGGCAGCAGTCACGATGTGCGGCACCGCGTCGTCGAGATCGAGGGTGACCGCGTCGTCACGAAAGGCGACGCCAACGACTACCGTGACGAGCCCGTCGACAGTTCAGAAATCGTCTGTACCGTCGTCTGGCACGAATAG
- the cmk gene encoding (d)CMP kinase has product MLVTISGPAGSGKSTAAASLAEALGYEHVSGGDIFRELAAERGLTPLELNKLAEEDDQIDRDLDRRQREIAEERDDVVLESRLAGWMAGEHADFRVWLDAPLSIRAERIADREDKSVELARKETKERGDSEALRYREYYNIDIDELGIYDLALNTARLSPEGVLNVVLTTLESYDVESDEGKAPVDNVRYEF; this is encoded by the coding sequence ATGTTGGTGACCATCTCCGGCCCCGCAGGCAGCGGGAAGAGTACGGCCGCTGCCTCCTTGGCCGAGGCACTCGGATACGAACACGTAAGCGGTGGTGACATCTTCCGGGAGTTGGCCGCCGAGCGTGGCCTCACGCCGCTGGAGTTGAACAAACTCGCCGAGGAAGACGACCAGATAGACCGCGACCTCGACCGTCGACAGCGGGAAATCGCCGAAGAGCGAGACGACGTGGTCCTCGAATCCCGACTGGCTGGCTGGATGGCCGGCGAACACGCAGACTTCCGGGTGTGGCTCGACGCGCCGCTGTCGATTCGCGCCGAACGCATCGCCGACCGCGAGGACAAATCCGTCGAACTCGCACGCAAGGAGACGAAGGAACGCGGTGACAGCGAAGCGCTCCGCTATCGGGAGTACTACAACATCGACATCGACGAACTCGGCATCTACGACCTCGCGCTCAACACCGCTCGCCTCTCGCCAGAGGGCGTCCTCAACGTCGTCCTCACGACGCTGGAGTCCTACGACGTCGAGAGCGACGAGGGGAAAGCACCCGTCGATAACGTCCGCTACGAGTTCTGA
- a CDS encoding carboxypeptidase-like regulatory domain-containing protein, giving the protein MFGNTNTTDGTHRFKSILLAALVAVTVLSSFAVAPAAAAGDVTITVEDDTGSAIEGATVTLYDSADDTEAGSATTDANGEVTFSSVTDATYYAEVSADGYADASASSITVSGSAVSQTVTMSEEPDELVNETVALDSNTLTVWGEATAEALGSGNSTDVTVTFVGVNQSEGTETQLKNETMTLSGEGVGYSDVTISDSHRANYSDVRIVIEGHSEDINATDYGTTVSVAGGGGSSGGGLPLGSIWGIPVLAIVGLMLVGGYWYMENN; this is encoded by the coding sequence ATGTTCGGAAACACCAACACCACGGACGGTACGCATCGATTCAAAAGCATCCTGCTGGCGGCCCTCGTGGCCGTCACGGTCCTCTCGTCGTTCGCCGTCGCACCCGCAGCGGCGGCCGGTGACGTGACCATCACCGTCGAAGACGACACCGGCTCGGCCATCGAGGGCGCGACCGTCACCCTCTACGACAGCGCCGACGACACAGAGGCGGGTAGCGCGACGACCGACGCGAACGGTGAAGTGACGTTCTCGTCGGTCACTGATGCGACGTACTACGCGGAAGTCTCCGCCGACGGCTACGCGGACGCTTCGGCGTCCTCGATCACGGTCTCGGGCTCGGCAGTCTCCCAGACCGTGACGATGTCCGAAGAACCCGACGAACTCGTCAACGAGACGGTCGCCCTCGACTCGAACACGCTGACGGTCTGGGGCGAGGCGACAGCCGAAGCGCTCGGTTCGGGCAACTCGACCGACGTGACGGTCACCTTCGTCGGTGTCAACCAATCCGAGGGCACCGAGACACAATTAAAGAACGAGACGATGACCCTCTCCGGCGAGGGAGTCGGCTACTCCGACGTGACGATTTCCGACAGCCATCGAGCGAACTACAGTGATGTTCGCATCGTCATCGAAGGCCACTCCGAGGACATCAACGCCACCGACTACGGAACGACTGTCTCGGTCGCAGGCGGCGGTGGCTCCTCCGGTGGCGGGCTTCCGCTCGGCTCCATCTGGGGCATCCCCGTCCTGGCCATCGTCGGGCTCATGCTCGTGGGTGGCTACTGGTACATGGAGAACAACTGA
- a CDS encoding DUF106 domain-containing protein: protein MARTASKVQELVREDPEMESAIEYVLERANEGTVSWGDVSDELTSGQWGRLIEKGVLVDSDGEGFDLENPDAVREALEDDDLEIPDAPDEGSSWTKWDKLAAVGSVSMFAGYTFQSVRDPLASTLDILLGPLLDILPFFAVVMILSLFTGLYSTLLQANLMDMELMGEYQQRMKDIQDKRKAAKERGDDEELERIQDEQMEAMADNMGMFKEQFRPMVWIMLLTIPVFLWMYWAIGFRGGPEHYELATMVMPIVGQVEWTQGFVGPIQAWIVWYFVCSMCFTQVIRKALNIQTTPT from the coding sequence ATGGCACGCACGGCATCGAAAGTACAGGAACTCGTCCGGGAGGACCCCGAGATGGAGTCCGCCATCGAGTACGTCCTCGAACGCGCCAACGAGGGGACGGTCTCGTGGGGGGATGTCTCAGACGAACTCACGAGCGGACAGTGGGGACGGCTCATCGAGAAGGGCGTCCTCGTCGATTCCGACGGCGAAGGGTTCGACCTCGAAAATCCCGACGCGGTGCGGGAGGCGTTAGAAGATGACGACCTCGAGATACCGGATGCCCCCGACGAGGGCTCTTCGTGGACGAAGTGGGACAAACTCGCCGCCGTCGGCTCGGTGTCAATGTTCGCCGGCTACACCTTCCAGTCCGTCCGAGACCCGCTTGCGAGTACGCTCGATATCCTCCTGGGGCCGCTGCTCGATATCCTCCCGTTCTTCGCGGTCGTGATGATTCTGTCGCTGTTTACGGGGCTATACTCGACGCTGTTGCAGGCGAACCTCATGGACATGGAACTGATGGGCGAGTACCAACAGCGGATGAAGGACATCCAGGACAAGCGCAAGGCGGCGAAAGAACGCGGCGACGACGAGGAACTCGAACGTATCCAAGACGAGCAGATGGAGGCGATGGCCGACAACATGGGCATGTTCAAAGAGCAGTTCCGACCGATGGTGTGGATTATGCTGCTTACCATCCCCGTGTTCCTGTGGATGTACTGGGCTATCGGCTTCCGCGGTGGGCCGGAACACTACGAACTCGCGACGATGGTGATGCCAATCGTCGGGCAGGTGGAGTGGACCCAAGGCTTCGTCGGGCCGATTCAGGCGTGGATCGTCTGGTACTTCGTCTGCTCGATGTGCTTCACGCAGGTCATCCGCAAGGCGCTGAACATCCAGACGACGCCGACGTAA
- a CDS encoding DUF4399 domain-containing protein has protein sequence MFDEISRRAMLRLGAGVAAASIAGCTDQGNDSTNDDSGTPTPDGEYMNGVGDDAAISFDVPSDGTTIHSPSLQWTASADGVTIEEAGQVNEGAGHYHIMIDTEPVTPGETIPSDDQHIHYGTGQSDGVLELGPGEHTLHLQVADGEHTAMGLTDSVDVTVEDTATLDVSTSVDGSVVDWEATAEDYTIEPSSNGVNSNSGHLHAIIDTDPVAVGEVIPSDARHVHYGDGSTSGTLDLEEQLGEEYEPGEYTIHFQVGSGTHRGTLVRTETTVTTS, from the coding sequence ATGTTCGACGAAATCAGTCGACGAGCGATGCTCCGTCTGGGCGCGGGGGTTGCCGCAGCCAGCATTGCGGGGTGTACGGATCAGGGGAACGATTCTACAAACGATGATTCCGGAACGCCGACGCCCGACGGCGAGTACATGAATGGAGTCGGAGACGATGCCGCTATCTCCTTCGACGTTCCGTCGGACGGCACGACGATACACAGTCCGTCCCTCCAGTGGACGGCGTCGGCCGACGGCGTCACCATCGAGGAGGCTGGACAGGTCAACGAGGGTGCCGGCCACTACCACATCATGATCGACACCGAGCCGGTCACGCCCGGTGAGACGATTCCGAGTGACGACCAACACATTCACTACGGAACGGGGCAATCCGACGGCGTCCTCGAACTCGGCCCCGGCGAACACACCCTCCATCTACAGGTCGCCGACGGAGAACACACGGCGATGGGACTGACCGACAGTGTTGACGTGACCGTCGAGGATACTGCCACGCTCGATGTCTCTACGTCCGTCGACGGCAGCGTCGTCGACTGGGAGGCCACCGCCGAGGACTACACCATCGAGCCGTCGAGCAACGGCGTCAACTCCAACTCCGGCCACCTCCACGCTATCATCGATACCGACCCCGTGGCGGTCGGCGAGGTGATTCCCAGCGACGCCCGACACGTCCACTACGGCGACGGGTCGACCAGCGGTACTCTCGACCTCGAAGAACAGTTAGGCGAGGAGTACGAACCCGGCGAGTACACGATACACTTCCAGGTTGGGAGCGGTACCCACCGAGGAACACTAGTTCGCACGGAGACGACCGTCACGACATCGTAG